The Candidatus Zixiibacteriota bacterium genome window below encodes:
- a CDS encoding extracellular solute-binding protein: protein MGSTEEFTARWTSTERRPRPGQSGRNNVGPRSPRAGELVNGFCALILAVTCSSAAWAQGGRPAKAADLAAYDRPDREQVLYAGARNEGKVTWYTSLAGGSYKELAATFEKKYPGVKVEAYRATSQELTARVVTESQARRFIVDTIESTIPLLRFMLDNRLLLPYFSPPLSRYPDFSKQPAARKGLVYWAIDRESHIVLSYNKKSIPADAVPKNYEGLLNPRLKDKIGLAGSDTGTRTIGAMLKFKGEEFLQRLKAQNPAIHNVSGRALLDMVISGEVGLSPTTFRNHAEVSIAEGAPIAWVPMDVVPTNSGSTAVAAQPPHPHAALLFADFILGADGQKVLAKYQYGNPTQDYGFKRWYPDQEGRTTEEYEKLDARWEKLLRELGRK from the coding sequence ATGGGATCGACCGAGGAGTTCACCGCCAGGTGGACATCGACCGAAAGAAGACCGAGACCCGGACAGAGCGGTCGCAACAACGTCGGGCCGCGATCTCCGCGTGCCGGTGAGCTCGTCAACGGCTTTTGCGCCTTGATTCTGGCGGTGACCTGCTCCAGCGCGGCCTGGGCGCAGGGCGGGCGGCCCGCGAAAGCCGCCGACCTCGCCGCCTACGACCGGCCGGACCGGGAGCAGGTGCTCTATGCCGGAGCCAGGAACGAGGGCAAGGTCACGTGGTACACCTCCCTGGCGGGCGGATCCTACAAGGAGCTGGCGGCGACGTTCGAGAAAAAGTACCCCGGGGTCAAGGTGGAGGCCTACCGGGCCACGAGCCAGGAGCTGACCGCAAGGGTCGTGACCGAAAGCCAGGCCCGCCGCTTCATCGTCGATACGATCGAGTCCACGATTCCCCTGCTGCGTTTCATGCTCGACAACAGGCTCTTGCTGCCCTATTTCTCGCCGCCGCTTTCCAGGTATCCCGACTTCAGCAAACAGCCCGCCGCCAGGAAAGGTCTGGTCTACTGGGCCATCGACCGCGAATCGCACATCGTTCTCTCCTACAACAAGAAATCGATTCCCGCCGACGCCGTCCCCAAAAACTACGAGGGGCTCCTGAACCCGCGCCTCAAGGACAAGATCGGCCTCGCGGGCTCGGACACCGGGACGCGGACCATCGGCGCGATGCTCAAGTTCAAGGGCGAAGAGTTCCTGCAGAGGCTCAAGGCGCAAAACCCGGCGATCCACAACGTCTCCGGGCGCGCGCTCCTGGACATGGTGATCTCGGGCGAGGTGGGGCTGTCGCCGACGACGTTCCGCAACCACGCGGAAGTCTCCATCGCCGAAGGGGCGCCGATCGCCTGGGTGCCGATGGATGTCGTGCCGACGAACTCGGGCTCGACGGCCGTCGCCGCCCAGCCGCCTCATCCGCACGCCGCCCTGCTCTTCGCCGACTTCATCCTCGGGGCCGACGGCCAGAAGGTGCTCGCCAAATACCAGTACGGCAATCCCACGCAGGACTACGGCTTCAAGCGCTGGTACCCGGACCAGGAAGGCAGGACCACGGAGGAGTACGAGAAGCTCGACGCCCGCTGGGAGAAGCTGCTGAGAGAGCTCGGGCGAAAGTAG
- a CDS encoding aldehyde dehydrogenase family protein, translated as MRTGSYIDGKWFHPKSERLIRNVNPADPDDVIAEFPAATAEDVERAVAAAQAAWRPWKKTPGPERGRVLWRAADIARRRADEIARVLTREEGKILKEARGEVLKGISLLEFYAGEGFRMHGKTLPSEARDCFTYTIRRPLGAVGLISPWNFPWAIPVWKSAPALVAGNTVVFKPAELTPATAALLTEIYEEAGVPPGVFNMVVGSGSVVGEAMVGSPALRAISFTGSNEVGAALYAKAARRGAKVTCEMGGKNAVIVMPDADLDKAAAAIHGGAFGSTGQRCTATSRVIAAPEIKQRLVERLAEGARAIKIGPGLDENVDMGPAVDAKQYRTDLDYIEIGRREGARLVLGGKRPEHLPKGYFVEPTIFDDVAPAMRIFKEEIFGPVLCVTAARNLEEALACANAVDYGLTASIFTENVDTIMNFVEEVETGMVHVNEPTIGGEAQLPFGGTKATGVGEREMAEEGLNFFTELKTVFINYSGKAERLMIR; from the coding sequence ATGCGGACAGGCTCGTATATCGACGGCAAGTGGTTTCATCCGAAAAGCGAGCGCCTGATTCGAAACGTCAACCCGGCCGACCCGGACGACGTGATCGCCGAGTTCCCGGCCGCCACCGCCGAGGACGTCGAGCGCGCCGTCGCGGCCGCTCAGGCCGCCTGGAGACCATGGAAGAAGACTCCGGGGCCGGAGCGCGGCCGCGTGCTCTGGCGCGCCGCGGACATCGCCCGCCGGCGCGCCGACGAGATCGCGCGCGTGCTCACCCGCGAGGAAGGAAAGATTCTGAAGGAAGCCAGGGGCGAGGTGCTGAAGGGGATCTCGCTCCTCGAGTTCTACGCGGGCGAGGGCTTCCGGATGCACGGCAAGACCCTTCCCTCGGAAGCCCGCGACTGCTTCACCTACACGATTCGCCGGCCGCTCGGCGCCGTCGGGCTGATCTCTCCCTGGAATTTCCCGTGGGCGATCCCCGTCTGGAAGTCCGCGCCCGCGCTGGTCGCGGGAAACACGGTGGTTTTCAAGCCCGCGGAGCTGACGCCCGCCACCGCGGCGCTCCTGACGGAGATCTACGAGGAAGCCGGCGTGCCGCCGGGCGTGTTCAACATGGTCGTCGGCTCCGGCTCGGTGGTCGGCGAAGCGATGGTCGGCTCGCCGGCCCTGCGCGCGATCTCGTTCACCGGCTCCAACGAGGTGGGAGCCGCCCTCTACGCCAAGGCGGCGCGCCGGGGAGCCAAAGTGACCTGCGAAATGGGCGGCAAGAACGCGGTGATCGTCATGCCGGACGCCGATCTCGACAAGGCGGCCGCCGCGATCCACGGCGGGGCTTTCGGCTCGACCGGACAGCGCTGCACGGCGACCTCGCGCGTCATCGCCGCGCCGGAGATCAAGCAACGGCTGGTCGAGCGCCTCGCCGAGGGCGCTCGCGCGATCAAGATCGGGCCCGGGCTGGACGAGAACGTCGACATGGGGCCGGCCGTCGACGCGAAGCAGTACCGGACCGATCTCGACTACATCGAGATCGGCCGGCGCGAGGGAGCCCGGCTCGTCCTCGGCGGCAAGAGGCCGGAGCACCTGCCGAAGGGCTACTTCGTCGAGCCGACGATCTTCGACGACGTCGCGCCGGCGATGCGCATCTTCAAGGAGGAGATCTTCGGCCCCGTGCTCTGCGTTACCGCCGCCCGGAACCTCGAAGAAGCCCTGGCCTGCGCCAACGCGGTCGACTACGGCCTCACCGCCTCGATCTTCACCGAGAACGTCGATACGATCATGAACTTCGTCGAGGAGGTCGAGACCGGAATGGTCCACGTGAACGAGCCGACCATCGGCGGCGAGGCGCAGCTGCCGTTCGGCGGCACCAAGGCGACGGGAGTAGGCGAGCGTGAGATGGCGGAAGAAGGGCTGAACTTCTTCACCGAGCTGAAAACCGTCTTCATCAACTACTCGGGCAAGGCCGAGCGGCTGATGATCCGGTAA
- a CDS encoding VOC family protein has translation MAKIRHIAYRAADVDGMAKFFVEALGMTLCQKRANNAVDLSDGTVNITVLPLDAGLRDGETRRAGIDHIGFTPEDDGETASMMEAAGARKAGTVNLGTAYYEDKFVGPEGIVVDVGHWVGAAPVEKEKR, from the coding sequence ATGGCGAAAATAAGGCACATCGCTTATCGCGCCGCCGACGTCGACGGCATGGCGAAGTTCTTCGTCGAGGCTCTCGGGATGACCCTCTGCCAGAAGCGGGCGAACAACGCCGTCGATCTGTCCGACGGCACGGTCAACATCACGGTCCTGCCGCTCGACGCCGGCCTGCGGGATGGGGAAACGAGGCGGGCCGGGATCGATCACATCGGATTCACTCCGGAGGACGACGGGGAGACGGCCTCGATGATGGAGGCGGCCGGCGCGAGGAAGGCCGGAACCGTCAACCTCGGTACGGCTTACTACGAGGACAAGTTCGTGGGGCCCGAGGGCATCGTCGTCGACGTCGGCCACTGGGTCGGGGCCGCCCCGGTGGAGAAGGAGAAGCGGTGA
- a CDS encoding flavin reductase family protein has product MDAEAKKTALRMIPYGLYVLTAESPDGRVAASTVNWVTQTAFQPPLVVVGVKADSGAHAIIKETGIFALNVLGKDQKSQAFTFFKPLEREGNRIGGEPFRKGVLGAPILESAPAFVECRLVETVERGDHSIFVGEVQDAGVQALPAGRPDDLTLTLKDLGDKVFYGG; this is encoded by the coding sequence ATGGATGCGGAAGCCAAAAAAACGGCGCTGAGAATGATCCCGTACGGGCTGTACGTCCTCACGGCGGAAAGCCCCGACGGAAGGGTGGCGGCCTCGACGGTCAACTGGGTGACGCAGACGGCGTTTCAACCGCCGCTGGTGGTGGTCGGAGTCAAGGCGGACTCCGGGGCGCACGCCATCATCAAGGAAACCGGGATCTTTGCGCTGAACGTCCTGGGCAAGGATCAAAAGAGCCAGGCGTTCACCTTTTTCAAGCCGCTCGAACGCGAGGGGAACCGGATCGGCGGAGAGCCGTTCCGGAAAGGGGTGCTGGGGGCTCCGATTCTCGAAAGCGCGCCGGCCTTCGTCGAGTGCCGGCTCGTCGAGACGGTGGAGCGGGGCGACCACTCGATCTTCGTCGGCGAGGTGCAGGATGCGGGCGTGCAGGCGCTGCCCGCGGGCCGCCCGGACGATCTTACGCTGACGCTCAAAGATCTCGGCGACAAGGTCTTCTACGGCGGCTGA
- a CDS encoding GNAT family N-acetyltransferase, producing MTSGNLPDLILRRAEPADFPAILRLQSANYVENLPPEERAQGFLSAEFTEEQIAAMAADLGIVVAVAPGGLAGYVCAFRNEFDHGSPVLARMFECYDRAELEGKLLRDYRTYVYGPVCVAREHRGSGVLRALYEAQKRDLAGRFDVGVAFVARDNPHSLAAHRAGLGMAEVGGFEVGPRRYAILAFRLPALAQSRPVS from the coding sequence ATGACGTCCGGGAACCTGCCCGACCTGATCCTGCGGCGCGCGGAGCCGGCCGACTTTCCGGCGATCCTGCGGCTGCAGTCGGCGAACTACGTCGAGAACCTCCCGCCGGAAGAGCGCGCCCAGGGGTTTCTCTCGGCCGAGTTCACGGAAGAGCAAATCGCGGCGATGGCGGCCGATCTGGGAATCGTCGTGGCCGTGGCTCCCGGGGGTCTCGCCGGCTACGTCTGCGCGTTTCGCAACGAATTCGATCACGGCTCGCCCGTGCTGGCGCGCATGTTCGAGTGCTACGATCGGGCCGAGCTGGAGGGAAAGTTGCTGCGCGATTATCGCACTTACGTCTACGGCCCGGTTTGCGTCGCCAGGGAGCACCGGGGCTCGGGGGTTTTACGCGCTCTCTACGAGGCGCAGAAGCGAGACCTCGCCGGTCGTTTCGACGTCGGCGTCGCCTTCGTCGCGCGCGACAATCCCCATTCGCTCGCCGCTCACCGCGCCGGTCTGGGGATGGCGGAGGTCGGCGGGTTCGAGGTCGGACCGAGGCGCTATGCGATCCTGGCGTTTCGCCTTCCGGCGCTTGCACAATCCCGTCCGGTCTCATAG
- a CDS encoding TIGR04086 family membrane protein has product MQNDQRSPAALPPSIEPAGFFSGVKIVPIIAGIVVDIVATYVLAGAYLFYVVAEKAAEKGGFSEEAAAEFWATQEGLIASLVIGALGTAIGGYYAARRAGQLEIKHGALVGVGSILVGALMQLAGFDQSDLPQWYSTLAYLAAIPAGALGGYAAEGLKSFYPPGEGTGGGA; this is encoded by the coding sequence ATGCAAAACGACCAGCGTTCTCCGGCAGCTCTGCCGCCGTCCATCGAGCCCGCCGGTTTTTTCTCCGGCGTCAAGATCGTTCCGATCATCGCGGGGATCGTCGTCGACATCGTGGCGACCTACGTGCTTGCCGGGGCTTACCTTTTCTACGTCGTGGCCGAGAAGGCCGCCGAGAAGGGCGGATTTTCCGAAGAGGCGGCCGCGGAATTCTGGGCCACCCAGGAAGGTCTGATCGCCTCGCTGGTGATCGGCGCGCTCGGCACGGCGATCGGCGGCTACTATGCCGCGCGCAGGGCGGGCCAGCTCGAAATCAAGCACGGCGCCCTGGTGGGCGTCGGATCCATCCTGGTCGGCGCTCTGATGCAGCTCGCGGGCTTCGATCAATCGGATCTTCCCCAGTGGTACTCGACCCTCGCCTATCTCGCCGCAATTCCCGCCGGCGCCCTGGGCGGCTATGCCGCGGAAGGACTGAAAAGTTTCTATCCCCCGGGGGAGGGCACAGGGGGCGGCGCATGA
- a CDS encoding haloacid dehalogenase type II encodes MADPGEIKVLAFDVFGTVVDWRSSIIAEGERLGKSRGLSVDWAAFADAWRAAYHPSLKRVADGELPWTRLDDLHRSSLRALIERFGIEGLADDEVEHLNRVWHRLKPWPDAVPGLVRLKSRFIVTTLSNGNISLLTEMAKLAGLPWDCILSAEIVRRYKPHPEVYLMVPRLFDLAPGQVMLVAAHEHDLQGAQGQGLRTAFVHRPLEHGPDRPSSLPPPGRYDYVARDFLDLAGQLGV; translated from the coding sequence ATGGCAGACCCAGGCGAAATCAAAGTCCTCGCGTTCGACGTGTTCGGAACCGTGGTCGACTGGCGCTCCAGCATCATCGCGGAGGGCGAGCGGCTCGGGAAAAGCCGGGGCCTGTCCGTCGACTGGGCCGCGTTCGCCGACGCCTGGCGGGCGGCCTACCACCCCTCGCTCAAGCGCGTCGCCGACGGCGAGCTGCCGTGGACCAGACTCGACGATCTGCACCGCTCTTCCCTGCGCGCTCTCATCGAACGGTTCGGCATCGAAGGGCTCGCCGACGACGAGGTCGAGCATCTCAACCGCGTCTGGCACCGGCTGAAACCATGGCCGGACGCCGTACCGGGCCTGGTGCGGCTGAAGAGCCGGTTCATCGTCACGACGCTCTCCAACGGCAACATTTCACTGCTCACGGAAATGGCCAAGCTGGCCGGCCTGCCGTGGGACTGCATCCTGTCGGCCGAGATCGTCCGCCGCTACAAGCCCCACCCGGAGGTCTATCTGATGGTGCCGCGCCTGTTCGACCTCGCCCCCGGACAGGTGATGCTGGTCGCCGCCCACGAGCACGATCTGCAAGGGGCGCAAGGACAGGGGCTGAGGACCGCTTTCGTCCACCGGCCGCTGGAGCACGGCCCGGACCGGCCTTCCTCTCTTCCCCCTCCGGGTCGCTACGACTACGTTGCCCGCGACTTCCTCGACTTGGCGGGACAGCTGGGGGTTTGA
- a CDS encoding thiamine pyrophosphate-binding protein, which produces MARAQKIEKPRAEWGSDVIVDLLKAFEFEYVALNPGATFRGLHDSLVNYGGNHAPEIILCTHEEIAVALAHGYARAKGRPMAAAVHNVVGLQHAAMAIYNAWCDRLPVIVLGGTGPMDTANRRPWIDWVHTALVQGNLVRDFVKWDDQPASVEAIPDSFIRAYRLATTDPQGPVYLCYDGDVQEKRLDGEITFPSLDRYPAPLPLQAPEEGFEKTVRMLLEARRPVIVADWVGRREAGFRALGELAELLAAPVLDQFGRFNFPVHNPLNLTGQHEKVIPQADLLLALDVPDLEGAITKRVQEKGNRRPSPLLAPGAKIINVALDDLLVRAWSADFNKLREADLMILADTSVFLPELVRRLRAEKERLGKLQGEIDRRRAEWGKLYAEKREALEKEKSAKWDERPIAMTRLYAELSEALKGEDWVLTNGSSQGKENLYLPATNFNQILGKYKGGGLGYGLPASLGAALACKGSGKFCVDIQPDGDLLFTVSGLWTAVHHKIPLLVVVCSNRSYFNDEEHQERIAIARNRPVENKTVGIRIEDPEVDFGAMARTYGCWGAGPITEPRDLTKTLREAVKVVKEGRPALVDVVCQMR; this is translated from the coding sequence ATGGCCAGAGCGCAGAAAATCGAAAAGCCCCGCGCGGAATGGGGCTCCGACGTGATCGTGGACCTGTTGAAGGCGTTCGAGTTCGAGTACGTGGCGCTGAACCCGGGCGCGACTTTCCGCGGCTTGCACGATTCCCTCGTCAACTACGGCGGCAACCACGCGCCGGAGATCATCCTGTGCACGCACGAGGAGATCGCGGTCGCCCTGGCGCACGGCTATGCCCGCGCCAAGGGCAGGCCGATGGCCGCCGCCGTACACAACGTCGTCGGGCTGCAGCATGCGGCGATGGCCATCTACAACGCCTGGTGCGATCGCCTGCCCGTGATCGTCTTGGGGGGCACCGGGCCCATGGATACCGCCAACCGCCGTCCCTGGATCGACTGGGTCCATACGGCACTGGTTCAGGGGAACCTCGTCCGCGACTTCGTCAAATGGGACGATCAGCCGGCGAGCGTCGAAGCCATTCCCGATTCCTTCATTCGCGCCTACAGGCTCGCGACCACCGATCCCCAGGGGCCGGTCTATCTGTGCTACGACGGAGACGTGCAGGAAAAGCGGCTCGACGGCGAGATCACCTTCCCCTCCCTCGACCGCTACCCGGCGCCGCTGCCGCTCCAAGCGCCCGAGGAAGGCTTCGAAAAGACGGTGCGGATGCTCCTCGAGGCGAGGCGGCCGGTGATCGTTGCGGACTGGGTCGGGAGGCGGGAAGCGGGATTCAGGGCGCTGGGCGAGCTGGCGGAGCTGCTCGCCGCTCCTGTGCTCGATCAGTTCGGACGGTTCAATTTTCCCGTCCACAACCCGCTGAACCTCACCGGGCAGCACGAAAAGGTGATTCCGCAGGCGGACCTGCTCCTCGCGCTCGACGTTCCGGACCTGGAAGGGGCGATCACCAAGCGGGTTCAGGAAAAGGGAAACCGCAGGCCGTCGCCTCTGCTCGCGCCCGGAGCCAAGATCATCAACGTCGCGCTCGACGATCTCCTCGTGCGCGCCTGGTCCGCGGACTTCAACAAGCTGCGCGAAGCGGACCTGATGATCCTGGCCGACACCTCGGTTTTCCTTCCCGAGCTGGTGCGAAGGCTGAGGGCCGAAAAGGAACGGCTCGGAAAGTTGCAGGGGGAGATCGACCGGCGGCGCGCGGAGTGGGGGAAACTCTACGCCGAGAAGCGGGAGGCGCTCGAAAAGGAGAAATCCGCCAAGTGGGACGAAAGGCCGATCGCCATGACCCGCCTCTACGCCGAGCTGAGCGAAGCGCTCAAGGGCGAGGATTGGGTCCTGACCAACGGCAGCTCCCAGGGCAAGGAAAATCTGTACCTTCCGGCTACGAACTTCAACCAGATTCTGGGCAAATACAAGGGCGGCGGGCTGGGCTACGGCCTGCCGGCGTCGCTCGGCGCGGCGCTGGCCTGCAAGGGGTCCGGGAAATTTTGCGTCGACATTCAGCCCGACGGCGATCTGCTCTTCACCGTGAGCGGGCTTTGGACCGCGGTCCATCACAAGATCCCGTTGCTGGTCGTCGTCTGCAGCAACCGGTCCTATTTCAACGACGAGGAACACCAGGAACGGATCGCGATCGCACGCAACCGGCCGGTCGAGAACAAGACCGTCGGAATCCGCATCGAGGACCCCGAAGTCGACTTCGGCGCGATGGCGAGAACCTACGGGTGCTGGGGCGCCGGCCCGATCACGGAGCCCAGGGATCTGACCAAGACATTGCGCGAGGCTGTGAAGGTGGTGAAGGAAGGAAGGCCGGCGCTGGTCGATGTGGTTTGCCAGATGAGATAG
- a CDS encoding glutathione S-transferase N-terminal domain-containing protein, which produces MIHLYTWGTPNGKKVSIMLEEIGMPYEVHPVNLAQGEQLRPEYLAINPNNKIPAIVDSDGPGGRPMTLFESGAILMYLAEKSGKLWPTDMRRRYRVVQWLMFQMGGVGPIFGQANYFFRAAEKVPAAIERFHREALRLYGVLDRHLAANEFLGDEYSIADIATYPWVSRHPIHQVKLEDFPNVKRWFDAVGARPAVQRGMEVPKL; this is translated from the coding sequence ATGATTCACCTTTACACATGGGGCACGCCCAACGGGAAGAAGGTTTCGATCATGCTCGAGGAGATCGGCATGCCTTACGAGGTGCATCCCGTCAACCTCGCGCAGGGAGAGCAGCTCAGGCCCGAGTATCTCGCGATCAATCCGAACAACAAGATTCCGGCGATCGTTGACAGCGACGGGCCGGGGGGCCGACCGATGACGCTGTTCGAATCGGGAGCCATTCTGATGTATCTCGCGGAGAAATCGGGGAAGCTGTGGCCGACCGATATGCGCCGCCGCTATCGAGTGGTCCAGTGGCTGATGTTCCAGATGGGAGGCGTCGGTCCGATCTTCGGCCAGGCGAACTACTTCTTTCGCGCAGCGGAGAAGGTGCCCGCGGCCATCGAGCGGTTTCACAGGGAGGCCCTCCGGCTCTACGGGGTGCTGGATCGACATCTGGCCGCGAACGAGTTTCTCGGCGACGAGTACTCGATCGCCGACATCGCGACCTACCCGTGGGTGTCGCGCCATCCGATCCACCAGGTGAAGCTCGAGGATTTTCCCAACGTGAAGCGATGGTTCGACGCCGTCGGCGCGCGCCCGGCGGTTCAGCGGGGAATGGAAGTCCCGAAGCTGTGA
- a CDS encoding MFS transporter → MSRQSTTRTELLRRYGLVALAFLHIGVGRGLHGTFGVFFVAMLDAFGWSRAATAGAISLAIVFEGVCLPWAGGLIDRFGGRRTLVAGGALLAAGLALASTVSTLAEFYFWIGIVSAAGIALIGMVPHAAVIAREFPQRRGTALGIAWAGGGVGIVLLVPLAQLMVDRWGWSAAYLGLAAVTALIVIPPVPFFLPRGSNPAPERAAGAEAEPKSEREDEWTVKRALTNSAFWLLFIARTLASMGNQIVVTHQIAHAVDVGFPKVFAASIFGLMGVISIGGRILFGYLADVLNRQMVFTWVQIVSAAGIAALLAMHDASAPWLLYAYAVCYGLGQGSRALVLSAISADIFHGRHFGAIFGYFTFSIGLGGAAGAWLGGFLFDLTRSYAVAFWVSLACLIVSVFIVWASARVVEAQTSGERT, encoded by the coding sequence ATGTCCCGGCAGAGCACAACCCGGACGGAGCTTCTTCGCAGATACGGGCTGGTCGCGCTGGCCTTCCTGCACATCGGCGTCGGTCGTGGCCTTCACGGCACGTTCGGCGTGTTCTTCGTCGCGATGCTGGACGCCTTCGGCTGGTCGCGCGCCGCGACCGCCGGCGCGATCTCGCTCGCGATCGTCTTCGAAGGCGTCTGCCTCCCGTGGGCGGGCGGTCTCATCGACCGCTTCGGCGGGCGCAGGACTCTGGTCGCGGGCGGCGCGCTCCTGGCCGCGGGCCTTGCGCTCGCCTCGACGGTTTCGACGCTCGCGGAGTTCTATTTCTGGATCGGCATCGTGAGCGCGGCGGGCATCGCCCTGATCGGCATGGTGCCGCACGCGGCCGTCATCGCGCGCGAGTTTCCGCAGCGGCGGGGCACCGCTCTCGGGATCGCCTGGGCGGGCGGCGGCGTCGGCATCGTGCTGCTGGTGCCGCTGGCGCAACTGATGGTCGACCGCTGGGGCTGGTCGGCGGCCTATCTCGGGCTCGCGGCGGTTACGGCGCTGATCGTGATTCCGCCGGTGCCGTTTTTCCTGCCGCGCGGCTCGAATCCCGCCCCGGAGCGGGCGGCGGGGGCGGAAGCGGAGCCCAAGAGCGAGCGCGAAGACGAGTGGACGGTCAAGAGGGCGCTCACGAACTCCGCTTTCTGGCTCCTGTTCATCGCGCGGACGCTGGCCAGCATGGGCAACCAGATCGTCGTCACGCATCAAATCGCCCACGCCGTCGACGTCGGCTTCCCGAAGGTCTTCGCCGCGTCGATCTTCGGGTTGATGGGCGTCATCAGCATCGGGGGGAGAATCCTCTTCGGCTATCTCGCCGACGTCTTGAACCGCCAGATGGTCTTTACGTGGGTGCAGATCGTCTCGGCGGCGGGAATCGCCGCATTGCTGGCGATGCACGACGCCTCGGCCCCGTGGCTGCTCTATGCCTACGCGGTCTGCTACGGGCTGGGCCAGGGATCGCGCGCCCTCGTGCTGTCGGCGATCTCGGCCGATATCTTTCACGGCAGGCACTTCGGGGCGATCTTCGGCTATTTCACGTTCAGCATCGGGCTCGGCGGCGCGGCCGGCGCCTGGCTCGGAGGCTTTCTCTTCGACCTCACGCGCAGCTACGCCGTGGCGTTCTGGGTATCCCTTGCATGTTTGATCGTTTCCGTGTTTATCGTTTGGGCGAGCGCGCGCGTGGTGGAAGCGCAGACCTCCGGGGAAAGGACCTGA